A region of Dioscorea cayenensis subsp. rotundata cultivar TDr96_F1 chromosome 5, TDr96_F1_v2_PseudoChromosome.rev07_lg8_w22 25.fasta, whole genome shotgun sequence DNA encodes the following proteins:
- the LOC120260050 gene encoding LOB domain-containing protein 4-like codes for MREVAGKSQGGGSPCAACKLLRRRCAEDCVFAPYFPADQPHKFASVHKVFGASNVNKLLQELPVQHRSDAVSSLVYEANARVRDPVYGCVGAISSLQQQVDALQTQLAIAQAYR; via the exons ATGAGAGAGGTGGCAGGGAAGAGTCAGGGAGGAGGGTCGCCGTGTGCGGCGTGCAAGCTGCTGCGCCGGCGGTGTGCTGAGGACTGTGTGTTTGCACCATACTTTCCGGCTGACCAGCCTCACAAGTTTGCTAGTGTGCATAAGGTCTTTGGTGCTAGTAATGTTAACAAGCTCTTGCAG GAACTCCCGGTGCAACACCGGAGTGACGCGGTTAGCAGCTTGGTGTATGAGGCGAATGCGAGGGTTCGAGATCCCGTCTATGGCTGTGTTGGCGCCATCTCTTCATTGCAACAACAGGTTGATGCTTTACAAACACAATTAGCAATCGCGCAAGCATATAGATAA